The Caulifigura coniformis genome includes a region encoding these proteins:
- the rplS gene encoding 50S ribosomal protein L19, whose translation MHRLLKQVEEACFRKNTLTFDVGDTVDVHTRILEGDKERIQIFSGVVIARRGSGTREMFTVRRIVAGEGVERTFPIHSPKVAEVAVKRHAKVRRAKLYFLRDRVGKATRLVERRAKEGETSVE comes from the coding sequence ATGCATCGGCTACTGAAACAGGTTGAAGAAGCCTGCTTCCGCAAGAATACCCTGACCTTCGACGTCGGCGATACGGTCGATGTGCACACGCGGATTCTGGAAGGCGACAAAGAGCGTATCCAGATTTTCTCCGGCGTCGTGATTGCCCGCCGTGGATCTGGCACCCGCGAGATGTTCACCGTTCGCCGGATCGTTGCCGGTGAAGGCGTCGAACGCACCTTCCCGATCCATTCGCCCAAGGTGGCTGAAGTCGCGGTGAAGCGTCACGCCAAGGTGCGTCGCGCCAAGCTGTACTTCCTTCGCGATCGCGTCGGCAAGGCGACCCGCCTCGTCGAACGCCGCGCCAAGGAAGGCGAAACCTCGGTCGAGTGA
- the nuoL gene encoding NADH-quinone oxidoreductase subunit L, translating into MSESTQHLLMWLIPGAPLLAATLIALLGPKVLRGQSHWLCWLGIATAFGCALTLLTSITPQGFAEGLSKPALASGFEWINVGFLNVRIDLRADAISSIMLAMVTGVSLLVAMFASGYMHHDPGYPRFFAAFSLFVFSMCMLVLAGSFLMLFIFWEAVGLCSYLLIGFWFRKPSAAAAAKKAFVVNRIGDLGLLVAMFLIWTSFGSLSFDTVLNSSTSEWKIIVNQLRGDGTLTAICLCLFLGAMGKSAQFPLHVWLPDAMEGPTPVSALIHAATMVTAGVYLVARCTPLFVWSPVAQMTVSAIGAITALVAALTALTQFDLKRVMAYSTVSQLGYMFMALGAAAAGPEYVTAAVTAAMFHLFTHAFFKALLFLGSGSVMHAMGDVIDMRHFSGLRKALPITHATFLVGACALAGVPPFAGFFSKDDILASLSNGMAHGEHRLFFTVIFAIAVLTAVLTAFYTFRAYFMTFWGPEKFPPEAGAHPHEATPIMAFPLGVLALFAAGIGLVAGPMTHWFGSYLSHTMGLTEEHPHLHWGLMIGSALVAGAGIYAAWLMYVSKPELAAKAKAASGPAYAWSQGKFFLDELFLATIVMPLRKLAELCVLFDRKVIDGIVDGLGLLPRLLSWAPRPFHAGVIGGYAYVMLLGLVVGVLFVVRALAGQ; encoded by the coding sequence ATGTCTGAGTCGACCCAGCACCTGTTGATGTGGCTGATTCCCGGAGCGCCGCTCCTGGCAGCGACGCTCATCGCACTCCTGGGGCCAAAAGTCCTTCGCGGACAGTCGCACTGGCTCTGCTGGCTCGGAATCGCCACGGCGTTCGGCTGTGCACTGACTCTGCTGACCAGCATTACCCCGCAGGGGTTTGCCGAAGGCTTGTCGAAGCCCGCCCTGGCAAGCGGCTTTGAGTGGATCAACGTCGGGTTTCTGAACGTGCGGATCGACCTCCGCGCCGATGCGATCAGCTCCATCATGCTCGCCATGGTGACCGGCGTCAGTCTTCTCGTGGCGATGTTCGCCTCGGGGTATATGCACCACGATCCGGGCTATCCGCGGTTCTTCGCGGCGTTCTCGCTGTTCGTCTTTTCGATGTGCATGCTGGTCCTGGCCGGCAGCTTCCTGATGCTGTTCATCTTCTGGGAAGCGGTGGGACTCTGCAGTTACCTGCTGATCGGCTTCTGGTTCCGCAAACCGAGCGCGGCCGCGGCCGCGAAGAAGGCGTTCGTGGTCAACCGGATCGGCGACCTCGGGCTGCTGGTCGCCATGTTCCTGATCTGGACGTCGTTCGGCTCGCTGAGCTTCGACACCGTGCTCAACTCGTCGACCTCCGAGTGGAAGATCATCGTCAACCAGCTGCGGGGCGATGGCACGCTGACGGCGATCTGCCTGTGCCTGTTCCTGGGCGCGATGGGCAAATCAGCCCAGTTCCCGCTGCATGTGTGGTTGCCCGACGCCATGGAAGGCCCGACCCCGGTGTCGGCCCTCATCCACGCGGCGACGATGGTCACCGCCGGCGTTTACCTCGTCGCCCGCTGCACGCCGCTGTTTGTGTGGTCGCCGGTGGCCCAGATGACTGTCTCGGCGATCGGTGCGATCACGGCCCTGGTCGCCGCCCTGACGGCGCTGACGCAGTTCGACCTCAAGCGGGTGATGGCCTACTCGACCGTCTCCCAGCTCGGCTACATGTTCATGGCTCTCGGAGCCGCGGCCGCCGGACCGGAATACGTGACGGCCGCCGTGACCGCCGCCATGTTCCACCTGTTCACCCACGCGTTCTTCAAGGCGCTGCTGTTCCTCGGATCGGGCAGCGTCATGCATGCGATGGGAGACGTCATCGACATGCGGCACTTCAGCGGCCTGCGGAAGGCGCTTCCGATCACACATGCGACGTTCCTGGTCGGCGCCTGTGCCCTTGCCGGTGTGCCGCCGTTTGCCGGGTTCTTCAGCAAGGACGACATTCTCGCCTCCCTCTCCAACGGAATGGCCCACGGGGAGCACCGGCTGTTCTTCACGGTGATCTTCGCGATCGCGGTGCTGACCGCTGTACTGACGGCGTTCTACACCTTCCGGGCGTACTTCATGACGTTCTGGGGGCCTGAGAAATTTCCGCCGGAAGCCGGCGCTCATCCGCACGAGGCGACGCCGATCATGGCGTTTCCGCTCGGGGTGCTGGCACTGTTCGCGGCCGGGATCGGCCTTGTGGCCGGCCCGATGACGCACTGGTTCGGCAGCTATCTCAGCCACACCATGGGCCTCACCGAAGAGCATCCGCACCTGCACTGGGGGCTGATGATCGGAAGCGCACTCGTGGCGGGAGCGGGGATCTACGCGGCATGGCTGATGTACGTGTCCAAACCCGAACTGGCGGCGAAGGCGAAGGCGGCCTCGGGCCCGGCGTATGCCTGGTCGCAGGGAAAGTTTTTCCTCGACGAACTGTTCCTCGCGACGATTGTCATGCCCCTCCGCAAGCTGGCGGAGCTGTGCGTGCTGTTCGATCGCAAGGTGATCGACGGCATCGTGGATGGCCTGGGGCTGTTGCCCAGGCTCCTCAGCTGGGCGCCGCGGCCTTTCCACGCGGGCGTCATCGGCGGCTATGCCTATGTGATGTTGCTCGGCCTGGTGGTCGGGGTGCTGTTCGTGGTCCGCGCCCTGGCCGGGCAGTAA
- a CDS encoding complex I subunit 4 family protein: MANWLPILILIPFLFSAALMLGRNLGGNAARWIGLIGTLVTLTGCLAISGAYYKYVSEGPLPVPTDKAGNPVQMPVNPQLNWHYNWLDLSGPGISASPNHSTRLSFHLGVDGVSVSLILLTGILFVSCVLISWEAISDRRPEFYAFLLLLEAGLIGVFCAFDLMLFYVFFEFTLIPLFFLVGIWGGPDRRRAAVKLFLYTLAGGLITLLGLAALVAATWQRGDLSTPFSIPDLARSLTANPLELKWQIGIFLAISAGFFVKVPLFPFHTWLPLAHVEAPTAGSILLAGVLLKLGTYGFFRICLPLFPSACYEWGAPLVGGMAVIGIVYGSLCCLAQRDIKKLIAYSSVAHLGFCMVGLFALNREGITGGVLQMLNHGLSTGALFLIVGMVYERYHTRMLDDLGGLAKRLPLIAVAMVFISMASIGLPGLNGFVGEFLSLAGMFRLKPAYAIVAATGVILGAWYLLTMLQHAFFGPLKEPEVGHGHSHDHGTHSPAHAHAHHGHDDHGHGGHGHGHAEPPLVDNGIRDINLREFIALAPLAALCLMIGVYPKPLIDTIRPDINAVAQVYDDLKVPMKGRTWEKPSAVSVTPEQQVEKQEAVAVVQTH, translated from the coding sequence ATGGCAAACTGGCTTCCCATCCTGATCCTGATTCCGTTCCTGTTTTCGGCCGCGCTGATGCTCGGACGGAACCTGGGTGGCAATGCGGCGCGCTGGATCGGCCTGATCGGCACGCTGGTGACGTTGACGGGCTGTCTCGCCATCAGCGGCGCGTACTACAAGTATGTCAGCGAGGGGCCGCTGCCGGTGCCGACCGACAAGGCGGGCAATCCCGTCCAGATGCCGGTCAATCCGCAACTCAACTGGCACTACAACTGGCTCGATCTGTCGGGCCCGGGCATCAGCGCCTCTCCCAATCACTCCACGCGCCTCAGCTTCCACCTGGGCGTCGACGGCGTCAGCGTCAGTCTGATTCTGCTGACCGGCATCCTGTTTGTGTCGTGCGTGCTGATTTCGTGGGAAGCGATCTCCGATCGGCGCCCCGAATTCTATGCCTTCCTGTTGCTGCTCGAGGCCGGCCTGATCGGGGTGTTCTGCGCCTTCGACCTGATGCTGTTCTACGTGTTCTTCGAGTTCACCCTCATCCCGCTCTTCTTCCTCGTCGGCATCTGGGGGGGCCCGGATCGCCGGCGGGCGGCGGTCAAGCTGTTCCTGTACACGCTGGCCGGAGGCCTGATCACCCTGCTGGGACTCGCCGCGCTCGTCGCGGCGACGTGGCAGCGGGGCGACCTGTCGACGCCGTTCTCCATTCCCGATCTCGCCCGCTCGCTGACGGCCAATCCGCTCGAACTGAAATGGCAGATCGGAATCTTCCTGGCGATCTCGGCCGGCTTCTTCGTGAAAGTGCCGCTGTTCCCGTTCCACACCTGGCTTCCCCTGGCCCACGTCGAAGCTCCGACGGCCGGAAGTATCCTCCTCGCCGGCGTGCTGCTGAAGCTGGGAACCTATGGCTTCTTCCGTATCTGCCTGCCGCTGTTCCCGAGCGCCTGCTACGAGTGGGGCGCTCCGCTGGTTGGCGGCATGGCGGTCATCGGAATCGTCTACGGCTCGCTCTGCTGCCTGGCCCAGCGCGACATCAAGAAACTGATTGCCTACTCTTCCGTCGCACACCTCGGGTTCTGCATGGTGGGGCTGTTCGCGCTCAATCGCGAAGGCATCACCGGCGGCGTCCTGCAGATGCTCAACCACGGCCTGTCGACCGGGGCGCTGTTCCTCATCGTCGGCATGGTCTACGAGCGCTATCACACGCGCATGCTCGATGACCTCGGCGGCCTGGCGAAGCGCCTGCCGTTGATCGCCGTCGCCATGGTCTTCATTTCAATGGCGAGCATCGGACTTCCGGGCCTGAACGGCTTCGTCGGCGAATTCCTGTCGCTGGCCGGAATGTTCCGGCTGAAGCCGGCCTACGCCATTGTCGCCGCCACGGGCGTCATCCTGGGTGCGTGGTACCTGCTGACCATGCTTCAGCATGCCTTCTTCGGACCGCTGAAAGAGCCTGAGGTCGGACACGGCCATAGCCACGACCACGGCACGCATTCCCCGGCTCATGCCCACGCCCATCACGGCCACGACGATCACGGTCATGGCGGACATGGGCACGGTCATGCCGAGCCGCCGCTTGTCGACAACGGCATCCGCGATATCAACCTTCGCGAATTCATCGCACTGGCCCCGCTGGCGGCCCTCTGCCTGATGATTGGCGTGTACCCGAAACCGCTGATCGATACGATCAGGCCCGATATCAATGCCGTCGCCCAGGTGTACGATGATTTGAAAGTGCCGATGAAGGGACGGACTTGGGAGAAGCCTTCCGCCGTCTCCGTCACACCCGAGCAGCAAGTCGAGAAACAGGAAGCCGTCGCAGTCGTTCAGACCCACTGA
- a CDS encoding (5-formylfuran-3-yl)methyl phosphate synthase: MSVRSALEAASAIEGGAEILDVKDPDRGSLGCPAPDTLFSICQAAGASPRRDLPVTVALGECLEWTEQTPFPLPGQITMAKIGLSGLGESAGWRDQWLRVRQRFEDERGTGIHWVAVAYLDQDDAGSPSIDDIAGAAIDTGCAGLLLDTFNKSSGRLFDHVSPERLAGLAGRMHSGGRFLAAAGRLNLEDITRLSTLPVDVVAVRSAACEKADRRSPVTSRHVAECLTSLRAGGRQAASAHEKSPA; encoded by the coding sequence GTGAGCGTTCGCTCGGCGCTCGAGGCGGCCAGCGCCATCGAGGGAGGCGCCGAGATTCTCGACGTCAAGGATCCGGACCGGGGCTCACTGGGCTGCCCCGCCCCAGACACGCTCTTCTCCATCTGCCAGGCCGCCGGCGCCTCGCCGCGTCGCGACCTGCCGGTGACCGTGGCGCTGGGGGAATGCCTCGAATGGACCGAACAGACACCGTTTCCCCTGCCGGGCCAGATCACGATGGCCAAAATCGGCCTGTCGGGGCTGGGGGAATCGGCCGGCTGGAGAGATCAATGGCTGCGCGTTCGCCAGCGGTTCGAAGATGAACGCGGCACCGGGATTCACTGGGTGGCCGTGGCCTATCTCGACCAGGACGACGCCGGGTCGCCGTCGATCGACGACATCGCCGGTGCGGCCATTGACACGGGCTGTGCGGGGCTGCTGCTCGATACGTTCAACAAGTCGAGCGGCCGGTTGTTCGATCACGTGAGCCCGGAGCGGCTGGCGGGGCTCGCCGGGCGGATGCACTCCGGGGGGCGATTCCTCGCCGCGGCCGGACGGTTGAACCTCGAGGACATCACGAGGCTGTCGACGCTGCCGGTGGACGTGGTGGCCGTGCGGTCGGCCGCGTGCGAAAAAGCAGACCGGCGCAGCCCGGTGACCTCTCGCCACGTGGCGGAATGCCTGACGTCGCTTCGAGCTGGCGGCCGGCAGGCAGCTTCTGCGCATGAAAAAAGCCCGGCCTGA
- a CDS encoding PH domain-containing protein yields MAVATAAPPQAIAGVSPSLEREIETEFPTIGASAIGRLLGGIMNSIPVGIGSVKLSYLLFGLPLAPLGVIGYLQLKVTGQRYTVTNRSVSVRGALAGQVVKQVALKDVGDVVVEVLGGQEFFRAGDVVIKNASGDEILRCAGVPQPDRFRHVILAARDARLQSDDALAAINRRK; encoded by the coding sequence GTGGCTGTTGCAACTGCTGCTCCTCCCCAGGCGATTGCGGGCGTTTCGCCCTCACTGGAACGTGAGATCGAAACGGAGTTCCCGACCATCGGGGCTTCCGCAATCGGCCGTCTGCTCGGCGGGATCATGAACAGCATCCCCGTGGGGATCGGCAGCGTGAAGCTGTCGTACCTGCTGTTCGGCCTCCCCCTCGCCCCGCTCGGCGTGATCGGCTACCTGCAGCTCAAGGTGACCGGCCAGCGATACACCGTCACCAACCGCTCCGTCAGCGTCCGCGGCGCGCTGGCCGGCCAGGTGGTGAAGCAGGTCGCGCTCAAGGATGTCGGCGATGTGGTGGTCGAGGTCCTCGGAGGGCAGGAGTTCTTCCGAGCTGGCGATGTCGTCATCAAGAACGCTTCGGGCGACGAGATCCTGCGGTGTGCAGGCGTTCCGCAACCGGACCGCTTCCGACATGTGATTCTTGCGGCCCGCGACGCTCGCCTGCAGTCGGACGACGCCCTGGCGGCGATCAACCGCAGAAAGTGA
- a CDS encoding site-2 protease family protein: MDSRSTPFFLSFPLGTWFQTQVRVSLFFFLVLIYCLLEHPPAVGATIFGLLFVSVLAHEFGHIFAARWSGGEGEDILMWPLGGLAYVRPANNTSSELLTHGAGPLTNAVLCGGCLAGLVAMGRPIKADIFSLLTLPAVEWQSSIGRDVLVLAASINFKLFCVNLLPALPMDGGQITYAIARTQGDAPEMRQFVLRLGMVVSIGLVLFGWLVNDTTPIVLAFFLVVINLHEHFILALTDQWSDGFAGAEFGASLRDDEESPKPGVIARWRMRRAQERQEREAEERIQTERKVDELLAKVHSEGMNSLTDAEKRFLTRASQRYRNQEH; the protein is encoded by the coding sequence ATGGACAGCCGTTCAACACCGTTCTTTCTCAGCTTTCCGCTCGGGACATGGTTCCAGACGCAGGTCCGCGTCTCGCTGTTCTTCTTCCTTGTCCTGATCTACTGCCTGCTCGAGCATCCTCCCGCCGTTGGCGCGACGATCTTCGGGCTGCTGTTCGTTTCCGTGCTCGCGCACGAGTTTGGCCATATCTTCGCCGCGCGCTGGAGCGGCGGCGAAGGCGAAGACATTCTCATGTGGCCGCTGGGGGGACTCGCCTACGTCCGCCCGGCGAATAACACATCGTCGGAACTCCTGACTCATGGGGCCGGGCCCCTGACGAACGCTGTCCTCTGTGGCGGTTGTCTTGCTGGGCTCGTCGCGATGGGCCGCCCCATCAAAGCCGACATCTTCTCGCTGCTCACGCTCCCCGCGGTGGAATGGCAGTCGAGCATCGGACGCGATGTGCTGGTCCTGGCGGCGTCGATCAACTTCAAACTGTTCTGCGTCAACCTGCTTCCCGCACTGCCGATGGATGGCGGCCAAATCACCTATGCGATCGCCCGCACGCAGGGGGATGCGCCTGAGATGCGGCAGTTCGTTCTCCGGCTGGGGATGGTCGTCAGCATCGGTCTGGTGCTGTTCGGCTGGCTGGTGAACGACACGACCCCCATCGTGCTCGCCTTCTTCCTGGTCGTCATCAATCTGCACGAGCATTTCATTCTCGCGCTGACGGATCAGTGGAGCGACGGATTCGCCGGCGCTGAATTCGGAGCCTCGCTGCGCGACGACGAGGAATCGCCCAAGCCCGGCGTGATCGCCCGCTGGCGGATGCGGCGGGCCCAGGAGCGACAGGAGCGCGAAGCCGAAGAACGGATCCAGACCGAACGGAAGGTCGACGAACTGCTGGCAAAGGTACACAGTGAGGGCATGAACTCGCTGACCGATGCCGAGAAGCGGTTCCTCACGCGAGCCAGCCAGCGCTACCGGAACCAGGAGCACT
- a CDS encoding MoaD/ThiS family protein, whose product MSTAIRVHIPASLRKLTDGISDVEVDAATVREVVIELDRRFPRIGDRLIEDDRLKQGVAVAVNSRLCATGLATPVPPGAEVQFVPALAGG is encoded by the coding sequence ATGTCCACGGCCATCAGAGTTCATATCCCTGCCTCGCTCCGGAAGCTGACGGACGGTATCAGCGACGTCGAAGTCGACGCCGCGACCGTTCGCGAGGTGGTCATCGAGCTGGATCGCCGGTTCCCGAGGATCGGGGATCGGCTCATCGAAGACGACCGCCTGAAACAGGGAGTCGCCGTCGCCGTCAACTCGCGGCTGTGTGCGACGGGGCTCGCAACGCCCGTTCCTCCCGGTGCTGAAGTCCAGTTTGTTCCGGCCCTTGCAGGAGGCTGA